From a region of the Bacteroidota bacterium genome:
- a CDS encoding biopolymer transporter ExbD, with protein sequence MAIKRNTEIKAEFSMSSLTDIIFLLLIFFMLTSSFVTLNALNLHLPKAKNVVEKQVDPVSVSITTNLEYYIGSTQYSYDQLNAEIDRLLPPADATVTEDSRGSVVINVDGSVATQEVVKVMILGKQLGAKVILATDPK encoded by the coding sequence ATGGCCATTAAAAGAAATACAGAAATTAAAGCGGAATTTAGCATGTCGTCATTAACCGACATTATTTTTCTGTTGCTTATCTTTTTTATGCTTACATCCAGCTTTGTGACATTAAATGCTTTAAATCTGCATTTACCAAAAGCAAAAAATGTGGTTGAAAAGCAAGTTGATCCGGTAAGTGTAAGTATCACAACCAACCTTGAATATTACATTGGAAGTACTCAATATTCATATGATCAGCTGAATGCTGAAATTGATAGGCTATTGCCTCCAGCTGATGCAACAGTAACCGAAGATTCGAGAGGTTCGGTTGTTATTAATGTCGATGGAAGTGTGGCAACTCAAGAGGTTGTGAAAGTAATGATATTAGGAAAACAATTAGGGGCAAAAGTGATTTTAGCCACTGATCCAAAATAA
- a CDS encoding HU-CCDC81 and SPOR domain-containing protein, with the protein MVLDNYIANLLYDHNCVIVPSFGAFIANFVSAELDEQKQIISPPTKQIAFNSSLVSNDALLSHHVANIEGISFDQANENIELIVKSWNDKLQQGQSIRLNKIGELTLNSDQKIIFKPYNSINFLKESFGLQAIPIEAVNRRRIVLQTDLLQDLSPEKKLERINGNSNKKNRKIVFYAVTAYLPILVALWALFLLKEPFTGQESGFNIFKKSEVIEKFDTKTIEDIKTNEVIAEIETTEEIVNEVAEEAIIPEVVLGPLYYIIGGSFKDSQNAESFQDVLINKNYPRSEVLEGNNGYIRVSYDRFEVSNEALKYLQTINQNENSAAWILKQ; encoded by the coding sequence TTGGTACTCGATAATTACATAGCCAACCTATTATATGATCACAATTGTGTGATCGTTCCATCATTCGGAGCATTTATTGCCAATTTCGTTTCAGCAGAATTAGATGAACAAAAGCAAATCATCAGTCCACCTACAAAACAAATTGCTTTTAATTCCAGCCTGGTTAGTAATGATGCATTGCTATCGCATCATGTTGCCAATATTGAAGGAATAAGTTTTGATCAGGCGAATGAAAACATTGAATTGATTGTAAAATCATGGAATGATAAGTTACAGCAAGGCCAAAGTATTCGCTTAAACAAAATTGGGGAATTGACCTTGAATAGCGATCAAAAAATAATATTCAAACCTTACAATTCAATCAATTTTCTAAAAGAATCATTTGGTTTACAAGCCATTCCAATAGAAGCTGTAAATCGCAGAAGAATTGTTTTACAGACAGATCTTCTTCAGGATTTATCTCCAGAAAAGAAATTAGAGAGGATTAACGGAAATTCAAATAAGAAGAATCGGAAAATTGTTTTTTATGCGGTTACTGCTTATTTGCCGATTCTGGTAGCTTTATGGGCATTGTTTTTATTGAAAGAGCCATTTACGGGACAAGAAAGTGGATTCAATATTTTTAAAAAGTCAGAAGTAATTGAGAAGTTTGATACAAAAACAATAGAAGATATTAAAACAAATGAAGTAATTGCAGAAATTGAAACTACGGAAGAAATAGTAAATGAAGTAGCTGAAGAAGCCATTATACCAGAAGTAGTACTTGGTCCGTTATATTATATTATTGGAGGATCATTCAAAGATTCTCAGAATGCAGAATCATTTCAGGATGTATTAATCAATAAGAATTATCCACGAAGTGAAGTGCTTGAAGGTAATAACGGTTACATCAGAGTGAGTTATGATCGCTTTGAAGTATCAAATGAAGCATTAAAATATTTACAAACTATAAATCAAAACGAAAATTCAGCAGCCTGGATTTTAAAACAGTAA
- a CDS encoding MotA/TolQ/ExbB proton channel family protein has protein sequence MRTILLQTDLVATEAVAAAEQTVDKLRVIELLIKGGWIMIPIILLGIIGIYIFIERYLVIQRSTKIDDNFMNKIRDLVIGGNIEGARSICMTKDSPVARMMEKGISRIGNPLKDISTSVENVANLEVFKLEKRLATLGTISGAAPMIGFLGTVTGMIEAFYKLSKAGGNNIDPQALSGGIYEAMVTTASGLAVGILAFIGYNILSSMIKKVVFKMEATAVEFIDVLHEPI, from the coding sequence ATGAGAACAATTCTTTTGCAAACCGATTTAGTAGCTACAGAAGCAGTGGCTGCAGCAGAACAAACTGTTGATAAACTTCGTGTCATTGAACTCCTGATTAAAGGTGGATGGATCATGATTCCGATTATTTTGTTAGGTATCATTGGTATCTATATTTTTATTGAACGCTACTTGGTTATTCAGCGTTCTACAAAAATTGATGATAATTTCATGAACAAAATCAGAGATTTGGTGATAGGCGGAAATATCGAAGGAGCGCGATCTATTTGTATGACCAAAGATAGTCCTGTGGCTCGTATGATGGAAAAAGGTATTTCAAGGATTGGGAATCCATTAAAGGATATTTCTACTTCTGTTGAAAACGTGGCAAATCTGGAGGTATTTAAATTAGAAAAACGTTTAGCTACCTTGGGAACTATATCTGGTGCAGCCCCTATGATTGGATTTTTAGGAACTGTTACTGGAATGATAGAGGCTTTTTACAAACTGTCAAAGGCAGGAGGCAATAATATTGATCCTCAAGCATTATCCGGTGGTATTTACGAAGCAATGGTTACAACTGCTTCTGGTTTAGCAGTTGGGATTTTAGCCTTCATTGGGTATAACATCCTATCTTCTATGATCAAGAAAGTGGTGTTTAAAATGGAAGCTACTGCCGTTGAATTTATTGATGTGTTACACGAACCCATATAG